ATACCGACGTGGGTTTTGATGACTGGGTTGATATGAAATTAACTTCAGAATCAGCACCCTCGTTAACCACATcaaatcaagatcaaaagcaaccCGTCTTGTTGAATGATGAGATGGACAAATCTAAAAGGAAGTATTACAACAAGAGACAAAAGAGAATGTATGGTTCGGATTCAGAAGATGATGATGGTAAGCATGAGAATAAGTACATTGAGTTAAATCAAGAAGTTGTTAAGTTACGCACATTGCATAAAAGAGAAGAGGAATTGTATTTCTACGATGCTTTCGCATATCCATGGGAAAAAGATAAGCATTATAAGATGGTGTATCAGTTGGAGAAGAAATTTTTCCCTGATCAATGTTTTGACAAGGCGTTTCTTGAACCAGGTCAATCGaatgaggagaagaagaagaagagggttGCAGTTAAGGGTGTTGGGGAGAAGAAAGATGATAAGGGATTGGTATTCTTTGAGGAGGAGAAAGTGAACAAAGATGTGAAAATGGATATCACAGAGAAGAAAGTTGAGGAGTTCTTCAAGTGTTTGAAGAAAGTCCCCAATGAAGTTGATAACACACTACCCTTCATCTCAGGTCGAAGTTCAGGGCTTCCTCCTAAATGGGATGGTCCAACTGGAGCTGTTCTTTTGGTTAACAAACCTAAAGGTTAACATCAATGTGCTCAGTTGTTGAATTTAAAATGTTCATTAGATTACTACTTTTCATTATAGTTTCTGAAAGATAATCTCACTTTACAGGATGGACTTCATTTACAGTTTGTGGGAAGTTGAGGCGACTTGTCAATGTAAAAAAGGTATCTTTTCTATCGTTTTAGCATTTATAGTGCATGATGCAACTAttatatttgatttgattttactTTATAAAAGTTGCTTGTTATAGGTTGGGCATGCGGGGACCCTTGATCCTATGGCAACTGGTTTGCTTATTGTATGTATTGGCAAAGCAACAAAGTTGGTTGATAGGTAACTGTTTTGTTGCTCTTAATAGCTTAGAGGGTGCTTGTATATACGATTAAATTGATTATTCCAACTTGAGTTTTTAGGTAAAAGTGAATTTCTGATTATTTTAGGGTCAAAACACCCCTTTAGTGTTTGTGTTTCAAATCAAACTTTCCACTAAGTAATTAAGTTTCTATGGCAGATTTCAGGGTATGGTTAAAGGTTATAGTGGAGTTCTTCGTTTAGGAGAAGCTACCTCAACCCTTGATGCTGACTCACCGGTGTGTGTATTCTTTAAAAATTGAAGTTGTTGATTCTTGTTTTAGGGGtgctgtttcttttttacttaatccaGAAAGAATGACTTAATTGGGTTAAGCCAAAAAACCTGGCTTCATGTATTTTGACACTAACTCTTTACCTATTTGCCTTGTTATTTTTCCTCTCAACTTCTCCCACATTAAAATTGATGAATGCTGTGAAATTAGTTTTTTGGagtgtaagggtaaaatggtcatttcgtCTCATTCAGATGGTTTATTCAGTCTAGAAAAGAGACAGACCTTATGCCTACAACATTTTATCTAGACAGACATTAATGCCTATTCGGCCACTCTATCTATACAAGAAGTAATGGAAAGAAAAAAACAGACCCTAATTTGATTATACATACACACAAATTCTAGATCTAAAAGACTGAAATGTCCTTTGCAAAATTTGTTCTTTTTTGAGGGCAATGCATGGAAACAAAGTTTAAGGGCATGTTTGTCCTTTATTTTACCATTATTTTTGTATTCTTTAGGTGATACAACGTGAGCCATGGGAGCACATAAAGGATGATGATATAAAGAAAAGTGCAGCATCATTTTGTGGGGAAATATGGCAAGTCCCTCCAATGTTTTCAGCCATCAAAGTAAGTTATGCTGATGTATGTGGCAAAATGGTAATTATATtagtatatataagttataatttgATTTCATGTGTTAAATAGGTTGGAGGTGAGAGGTTATATGAGAAAGCAAGAAGAGGAGAAAGCATTGAACTTTCACCAAGAAGAATATCAATTTTCCAGTTTGATGTTGAACGAAGTCTAGAAGATAGGTTAGTTAAACGGGTCAAATTATTGAGCGTTGGGTtgactaataaatatatatatatatatatatatatatatatatatatatatatatatatatatatatatatatatatatatatatatataaccacaaGATTTTGTTTTGCAGACAAAATGTGATTTTTAGGGTGACATGTTCAAAAGGGACATATATTCGATCCCTATGTGCAGATTTTGCAAAGGCTCTCAACAGgtagaataaaaaaaattaataatcataaTTCATAACCTTAGAATGTGCATTGCTACATTAAATAAATGGTTACAATTAGATTAAGTTGATGTGTAatgattttatttttcttttgttgtTGCAGTTGTGCTCATATGACTGCTCTACGAAGAGATTCCATTGGTAAGACATATTAAATTCTACTTATTTGACTTAAAATATAACCCAAAATtaacattttataagtaaatggATTGAAATTGCCATGTTTCTTTTGGAAAGTTAACTTGAAGATGATGATGTTATTATCAACGTTATTTTTTTCAGGGGAATATTCGGTAGATGATGCCTGGGATTTTGAGGAGTTAGAGAAAGAAATTCCCAAAAATTATATGTAGATTTTGTATGATTATTCTTGGTAGTTAAGTTTCTTGTAATCTATGTCATGTGTTTGGTTGTCAGAAAAATGGAATGGAATTCAACTCTATTCCTTTGATATTTAACAAGAGAATGAATGGAATTCAGTTTCTTCTGAACCTCGGGAATGGACAAATCCTTGAAGGATATCTGAAAGAAGTCGAAGAAATTGAACTCCATATATTTGGCAACATATATGCTATAGGatggaatcttgaattccaatATCAGTTCATGTGGTTTCTGTTGTAATTTATGAACCAAACACACCCTATCAGACTAGTTTTGTTTTGGTTTCTGTTGTAATTTaaacttatttattatttaataataacgtaactcataaaatgattaaaaaaacatTCTTATATATTCatgaattatttaaatttaacATACAATAGTTTATTGTCTTGACTTGTAATAgtattttttttcacaaaaagtTATCTATCAATAAATCTTTAAAAAAACTATCTATAGTTACAAGTTTACAAAtatatttttgcaaaaaaaaattatatagtaTAACTTTTTTTAAACTCAGACCATCTACATGACAAAGGCGGTCACCAACCGACTTTGATTAGTATCAAAGGTTTTCTAGATCGGGATCTTAGGTAGAATCGGTTTTGAGTTTGCAAGATCGAGATCCTAAGATcttataaaataaaacataattttaactgattattttaaaatataaaaaacgtcTCAAACATTCGGTTTTCtgttcaaaaacttcaaaactttAGTCACAACACAAAATGATAAACAATAAATTGGTAAAAGATCAAAGACATAAATTggtaaattcattttttttatttgcaaAAAAAGAATCAAGGAAAGGTGGGATCATATCGGATCCCGATCCTACGATCTTACTTGCAATCCTACCCCAAATACGATCCGTATATGGTCCATATCGTTTTTCATACGTAGGGTTGTAAGATTGTAAGATTGTACGATCTTATGATCAAGATCGTGATTTTGACAACCTTGACACTACCCATTAATGAATTGTGCTTATGGTTAAaacaaaatccataaaaagccatATTTTTCAAAATGGATAAACGTTCAATGAATTGTAGGTAAGTAGACCCTTTGTTCCATTTCTTTTTATACTACCAATGGAGGCCTTAGTGCCTTACACGTGGTTATTAAAAGATATTGTGATTTGGGTACATATCGTGACACCCAAACGCCAAATAACAACTCTTGTTCTCACACCTATTTTATGCATACGATGTTATTTTTTAGGTAAGTTGATATCATCAAATATCCATAACCTTTGTGGGAATCTTAAGATGCTTTAAATTGAAATCCGACCTAAAAGTAAGCTTCTAAAAAGTAAAGAATCAATATTGGTATGGACCTATCTAATATTTTCGAAAGGACTACCATTTTACATTCTCAACCCACCTCCTTCCCTTTTATAAAACTAGGATTTCCCGTGGGTGCAAACATGTTGCTAAACAAAATTGGAAACTGGTGATTGACAAACTTCAATCAAGGCCATATCTTTGAAGGCGAAACCATTATCTTTTGGTGGTGGACTTAGCctaattaaagtgtataaaaaaactttagtgactaaatgtataTACGAGACAACATTCATTACCCTTTTAGGGTGTAGGGGTCAATTCACTCCTAACCCTTTTGCCACATAGACGTTGCATCAATTTTTTCtctcctatattttctatattttCCAACCAATAACACAAGTAATCCATCTTTCTGAACCCTTCATACCTACTAGTGTACAAGTACTAAAACATACGTAGGTACAACTTCTAAAGTATACATTGAGAAAGAAAGAGCAAGTTCAAACTTTGGTAAACCAGTGGAACCCGCAATAGTTTTGAACCCTCCCTCCAAGGAATCGTGAGCATGAAGGTCCTTGCAGTACCTTTGGAACTGCTCCCTACCTTTCCACCCACACCGTGCACCCTTATAAGTTACATGTCATTAAGCATAATTATTTATCTTGTAAATAAATTTCTTAACTCTTAAgagtgtttaaaaaaaattatgaaatttttGATGAAGACATTATGAAACAATTTAAGATAAAATATTTGGTAAGATCAATTTTATAACATAGTTTTTAAAATTGTGACGgatattaaaatgatattttgTGACAAGTCCCCTCTTACTTTAATTTTAATGAATAAATACAATTAAACACCGATAATCTCATATTCTTTACCAAAACCCATTCCAAGTTATGAGGAAAAGGGGAATTATGAAGTAAATTCGTTTGAAAAAGGGATTTGGGTTTTTGTGTCTTCTTTGACTCTCGTCTCCCTCCCCCGCGAAACGTCTCAATTTCTGTAAGTCGTCGTCGATCTTTTTTGAAGAAAGAATTCTTTCCGCTAAGATCCACTTGCATTTCTTCGAAAAGTTGAAGAATTGTTCACGAAAGCAGATGATTCTATCTACGACACGTGAGTGTGCTGTACTCTTTCTATATATATTCATGTGTATTTGCACATCCACATCCTTACACTTGCTGATCGTATATTTGTTTCCGAAGGATTGATATTTTTATATCAGGAGGATCAATTATATGTAATAGGCATGTTGATCATGTGATTTGTGTACGATAATGTCATTATCGATGAAATTACTATGTATTACTATCCTGAGTTTGTTGCTTGATTTAGGGTTGTTTTTTGTTGAAGAGAATGTGAAAAGTAATGCTTTTATTATATGATTGGACGTAAGTTAGGGTTTCAGCTTATGGATATAAATGAAGTTAGGGTTCTTATTTGCTCTTATTGATGTTGCTACTTCTAATGACTTTAAGCACTATAGGGTTCTTATTTGCTCAATGTTTTTTAATAGTTGACTCTTTTATGACGACTTCAATCGTGGATCTTATTCGCCATTTGTCAATCATGCTAACTGAAATGGGCCAAAAATATTTAATTGGCcccaaattttattttccaaCTATTATTATAACAACTCTCTTTCCTTTTTCACTGTAATCCCTTAGGAACCTAAAATTCCCCCCTTTACTATGATTCGATCAAATAAATTACCTTTTCATGAATTTCATAACCATCAATTTTTTCAACCCAATTTAGGATCTTGAAAAGAAAGGGATCAGTGATTTGTTGAAGTTGGAGGAGAAATACCAAAAATGTCCTCGCCAGATGTTGCAGGAATGTTAGATCAATCAAAGGAGCTTGATCGTTTAAGGAAAGACCAAGAGGAAATACTAATTGAGATCAACAAGCTTCACAAAAAGCTACAATCAAGTGAGTCTCACTCTCATCTCATGTTAGTGTATTCTGTGAGGGAATTCAAGATTTTGGGGGAAATAAAATTATTCTTCATTTCTAATTAGGTTCACTAGGGTTTTGATATCTATGATTACATAGTAACCATTGTTTACTTTAAGTAAGTTACTTTAACGATGTTGTATGAATTTACCCAAAATATATACTATTCGATTTTGAGGTGTTAAGAAATTATTAAGTTTCCTAATTTAGGGGAACGCTTAACATAGGTTTCGAATTTTAATTCTTTAAGACGCACAAATCTGGATTCTAAAGTGTTATAAATAAGATCcgatttcaaaaaccaattaagaCATCTAAAGCTTAAACATTTAATTCAGCACTAATTTCTGTTGTTgatgaaataatataattatgcaGCTCCTGAGGTGGTTGAGAAGCCTGGTGATAATTCACTTTCAAGGCTTAAGATGCTTTACATTCAAGCAAAAGAACTTTCAGAAAGTGAAGTGGCGTATGTCTATTTCATTTCTCTAAATTACAatcaatcttttttattttttaaaaatttttctATGTATTATTATGTGCAGTGTTTCGACTCAGTTGTTAGTTCAGTTGGATGCTCTGATACCTTCTGGCCCCCCTGGGCaacaaagaagaaggatgggtggGTTTATAATCCTTATTGCTATTTTGGGCTGGAGTTAAATGCAATAAAATATCAATGCACTTTTttgattgatttgtttattataacatctttttactttcatttcttccatttttactttgaaaaatctaaccCAATTAGGTGAATGTCATCCAGATACCAAGCATTTTTCATTGCTTTAATTGTAtagattttcaaagtataatgtcattcagtagatttttcaaagtaaatcttttaataagaaaaaaaaaattgaaagtagGATATGCtagaataaacaaataaatgaaaatacattgctatttattGCATTTAGCTGATTTGGTTATATTACTTATTATATCTGATAAtgcaagaataaagaaataaacggaagtatttaattttataatttgtTATATTGCAGAAGGTAATGAACAAAAGAAGAAAAGACTGAAAGCTGATCCAGATGTCCCAAGGCTTTCTCCTTCTCTTCGTAATCACCTTGAACACCTTGCAAGCTTGAAGGGGGAACAAGTATTATGCCCAACAAAATACCAATTTAtttctttttaaaagtttttttttttttttttttttctgaaagtcAAATGTAACTTTTGCCAGGTGGCTGCTAGGGTCACACAAGAGGATGCTGACAAGGATGAGTGGTTTATTGTTAAAGTAATTCACTTTGATAGGGAAACAAGAGAGTAAGTACACTTAATTGTATGCAATCTTTATAATTCATTGTAGCTTATCTTATTTACGTTGAAAGACTTGAGGACATATTTGTCATTTCATTTTTTGTGTCTTTTATATTTTGCTTTTTATTTGATTAGTTACTTTATTTATGCAGGTTTGAAGTTCTTGATGAAGAACCAGGTGATGATGAAGAGCCAGCTGGTCAGAGGTATACTTGAATTTGttttacttttaaaaaataatatcaagtttggaattaaaaaataatatgaaaatgtttttattttattttattaggaagTATAAACTGCCTATGTCACATATTATACCATTCCCTAAGAGAAACGATCCATCCACCGCTCAAGACTTTCCACCTGGCAAACACGTATTGGCTGTTTACCCTGGAACCACCGCGCTTTACAAAGCAACTGTCGTCAATACCCGCAaggtattatttattatatatatatatatatatatatatatatatatatatatatatatatatatatatatatatatatatatatattttttttttttttttctttatgccAATAACAACATTTATGCCTTATTGTTTGTGGGTGCAACTGCAATGTGAAAACCTACAACAGAGGAAAACAGACGAGTAAGTtttagattttattattattattatccttACTTGGtataaaaaatgattaaaatattGGTGGGTTTTTAATTGGTAGTTATGTTTTGGAGtttgatgatgatgaggaagatgGATCTTTGCCTCAGAGGCATGTGCCATTTCATAAGGTTGTTACTCTTCCTGAAGGCCATCGCCAATGAGAGTGTGATTATCAACAACACATAAAACTTCTCATCATGAACCTACTTTAAGGTTaaaattcaactttttttttttcttcttctggtGTGTTTTGTAATATAACTATTTATATTTGGATTTTTTTAGTTGGTAAGTTAGAGTGAAATAGCATGTATGTAAAGTGAGAAACTCATCAATCAATCTAGACATCACTAGGCCCCATTTGGTACACAAAATATAATTACTGTGTTTGACTGGTTGCATTGGATTTGAAACTTGAAACACACtttctttatgtttttattttttttattatttatcaaAGTAAAAGAAAATGCCCAAGTTTGTATTAGGTTTGGTTGTTGGGTTAGTGGTCCAGTTTTGGTCATTTAGTACGTATGTAGGTCTTCTTTTTCTGATTATGCATTGCAAAATTGCACATGCTCTTTTT
The genomic region above belongs to Lactuca sativa cultivar Salinas chromosome 4, Lsat_Salinas_v11, whole genome shotgun sequence and contains:
- the LOC111883049 gene encoding uncharacterized protein LOC111883049 isoform X2 encodes the protein MAKLCCISRASSLIFFLPRPNFTFRSALFCKPFISQSLHSYSTTKTPFPLQYEMIITRPPQTTPLHHPRRRRAPALPNSKPPDTDVGFDDWVDMKLTSESAPSLTTSNQDQKQPVLLNDEMDKSKRKYYNKRQKRMYGSDSEDDDGQSNEEKKKKRVAVKGVGEKKDDKGLVFFEEEKVNKDVKMDITEKKVEEFFKCLKKVPNEVDNTLPFISGRSSGLPPKWDGPTGAVLLVNKPKGWTSFTVCGKLRRLVNVKKVGHAGTLDPMATGLLIVCIGKATKLVDRFQGMVKGYSGVLRLGEATSTLDADSPVIQREPWEHIKDDDIKKSAASFCGEIWQVPPMFSAIKVGGERLYEKARRGESIELSPRRISIFQFDVERSLEDRQNVIFRVTCSKGTYIRSLCADFAKALNSCAHMTALRRDSIGEYSVDDAWDFEELEKEIPKNYM
- the LOC111883049 gene encoding uncharacterized protein LOC111883049 isoform X1, with translation MAKLCCISRASSLIFFLPRPNFTFRSALFCKPFISQSLHSYSTTKTPFPLQYEMIITRPPQTTPLHHPRRRRAPALPNSKPPDTDVGFDDWVDMKLTSESAPSLTTSNQDQKQPVLLNDEMDKSKRKYYNKRQKRMYGSDSEDDDGKHENKYIELNQEVVKLRTLHKREEELYFYDAFAYPWEKDKHYKMVYQLEKKFFPDQCFDKAFLEPGQSNEEKKKKRVAVKGVGEKKDDKGLVFFEEEKVNKDVKMDITEKKVEEFFKCLKKVPNEVDNTLPFISGRSSGLPPKWDGPTGAVLLVNKPKGWTSFTVCGKLRRLVNVKKVGHAGTLDPMATGLLIVCIGKATKLVDRFQGMVKGYSGVLRLGEATSTLDADSPVIQREPWEHIKDDDIKKSAASFCGEIWQVPPMFSAIKVGGERLYEKARRGESIELSPRRISIFQFDVERSLEDRQNVIFRVTCSKGTYIRSLCADFAKALNSCAHMTALRRDSIGEYSVDDAWDFEELEKEIPKNYM
- the LOC111883089 gene encoding SAGA-associated factor 29 homolog A, with amino-acid sequence MSSPDVAGMLDQSKELDRLRKDQEEILIEINKLHKKLQSTPEVVEKPGDNSLSRLKMLYIQAKELSESEVAVSTQLLVQLDALIPSGPPGQQRRRMEGNEQKKKRLKADPDVPRLSPSLRNHLEHLASLKGEQVAARVTQEDADKDEWFIVKVIHFDRETREFEVLDEEPGDDEEPAGQRKYKLPMSHIIPFPKRNDPSTAQDFPPGKHVLAVYPGTTALYKATVVNTRKRKTDDYVLEFDDDEEDGSLPQRHVPFHKVVTLPEGHRQ